One genomic window of Pseudomonas aeruginosa includes the following:
- the urtB gene encoding urea ABC transporter permease subunit UrtB, producing MPLALLTRPLQACVLVLAALLAVTAYAGPAQDFAAADNGGRAHLLEHWAATPDADRLAFLEALRHNRIALDSRQQPFILGADQRFQAAEGDALPDGEPKPLRLNNRLRGLLNTALASHQLVANEVPLRLAAAQQLQKTAKAAQRPLLEARLRIESDAGVKEALGLALANLQLGDPDPALRLSAVRLLGESGDPLARTRLENLLDPTVEPEEGVRIAAATSLAQVKRRLLVGDLLGQAFSGLSLGSILLLAALGLAITYGLLGVINMAHGEMLMLGAYSTYVVQLLFQRLAPEWLALYPLLALPVAFCVSAAIGMALERTVIRHLYGRPLETLLATWGISLVLIQLVRMLFGAQNVEVANPAWLSGGIQVLPNLVLPWNRIVIIGFALFVLLLTWLLLNRTRLGLNVRAVTQNRNMAACCGVPTGRVDMLAFGLGSGIAGLGGVALSQVGNVGPDLGQGYIIDSFLVVVLGGVGQLAGSVLAAFGLGVANKILEPQIGAVLGKILILALIVLFIQKRPQGLFALKGRVID from the coding sequence ATGCCCCTTGCCCTCCTCACCCGCCCGCTCCAGGCCTGTGTCCTGGTCCTGGCCGCCCTTCTCGCGGTGACGGCCTACGCCGGACCGGCGCAGGACTTCGCCGCTGCCGACAACGGCGGTCGCGCCCACCTGCTCGAACACTGGGCGGCGACGCCCGACGCCGATCGCCTGGCCTTTCTCGAAGCGCTGCGCCACAACCGCATTGCGCTGGACAGCCGCCAGCAGCCATTCATCCTCGGCGCCGACCAGCGTTTCCAGGCCGCCGAAGGCGACGCCCTGCCGGACGGCGAGCCGAAGCCGCTGCGCCTGAACAATCGCCTGCGCGGCCTGCTCAACACCGCCCTGGCCAGCCACCAGTTGGTGGCCAACGAAGTGCCGCTGCGGCTGGCCGCCGCGCAGCAGTTGCAGAAAACCGCCAAGGCCGCGCAACGGCCGCTGCTCGAAGCGCGCCTGCGGATCGAGAGCGACGCTGGCGTGAAGGAAGCCCTCGGCCTGGCCCTGGCCAACCTGCAACTCGGCGATCCCGACCCGGCGCTACGCCTTTCCGCCGTGCGCTTGCTCGGCGAGTCCGGCGATCCGCTGGCGCGAACCCGCCTGGAGAACCTGCTCGACCCGACGGTAGAACCGGAGGAAGGCGTGCGCATCGCCGCCGCCACCAGCCTGGCCCAGGTCAAGCGCCGGCTGCTGGTCGGCGACCTGCTCGGCCAGGCCTTCAGCGGCCTGTCGCTGGGCTCGATCCTGCTGCTCGCGGCGCTCGGCCTGGCGATCACCTACGGCCTGCTCGGGGTGATCAACATGGCCCACGGCGAAATGCTCATGCTCGGCGCCTATTCCACCTACGTGGTGCAACTGCTGTTCCAGCGCCTGGCGCCGGAATGGCTAGCGCTCTACCCGTTGCTGGCGCTACCGGTGGCGTTCTGCGTCAGCGCCGCCATCGGCATGGCCCTGGAGCGCACGGTGATCCGCCATCTCTACGGCCGGCCGCTGGAAACCCTGCTCGCCACCTGGGGCATCAGCCTGGTGCTGATCCAACTGGTGCGGATGCTGTTCGGCGCGCAGAACGTCGAGGTAGCCAACCCGGCCTGGCTGTCCGGCGGCATCCAGGTGCTGCCGAACCTGGTGCTGCCGTGGAACCGCATCGTCATCATCGGCTTCGCCCTGTTCGTGCTGCTCCTCACCTGGCTGCTGCTGAACCGCACGCGGCTCGGCCTGAACGTCCGCGCGGTGACCCAGAACCGCAACATGGCGGCCTGCTGCGGGGTGCCCACAGGGCGCGTGGACATGCTCGCCTTCGGTCTCGGCTCGGGCATCGCCGGGCTCGGCGGGGTAGCCCTGTCGCAGGTCGGCAACGTCGGCCCGGACCTCGGCCAGGGCTACATCATCGACTCCTTCCTGGTGGTGGTGCTCGGCGGCGTCGGCCAGCTCGCCGGCAGCGTCCTCGCCGCCTTCGGCCTCGGCGTGGCGAACAAGATCCTCGAACCGCAGATCGGCGCGGTGCTGGGCAAGATCCTGATCCTCGCGCTGATCGTCCTGTTCATCCAGAAACGCCCGCAGGGACTGTTCGCCCTGAAAGGGAGGGTCATCGATTGA
- the urtC gene encoding urea ABC transporter permease subunit UrtC encodes MNQPLTVTLARRAGGRVTAIALGAAFATLLAMPLLHLLPADSALHLSAYSLTLTGKILCYAIVALALDLVWGYAGLLSLGHGLFFALGGYAMGMYLMRQASGDSLPAFMTFLSWNELPWYWAGTQHFLWALCLVVLVPGALAFAFGYFAFRSRIRGVYFSIMTQALTFAGMLLFFRNETGFGGNNGFTDFRSILGFPITAPGTRATLFLATVALLAASLLLGWRLARSKFGRVLTALRDAENRLMFCGYDPRGYKLFVWTLSAVLCGLAGALFVPQVGIINPSEMSPTNSIEAAVWVALGGRGTLLGPLLGAGVVNGAKSWFTVAFPEYWLFFLGALFIVVTLYLPRGLLGLLRKEKEQ; translated from the coding sequence TTGAACCAGCCACTCACCGTCACCCTCGCCCGCCGGGCCGGCGGCCGCGTCACCGCTATCGCGCTCGGCGCAGCCTTCGCCACGCTGCTGGCCATGCCGCTGCTGCACCTGCTGCCGGCGGACAGCGCGCTGCACCTCTCGGCCTACAGCCTGACCCTGACCGGCAAGATCCTCTGCTACGCCATCGTCGCCCTCGCCCTCGACCTGGTCTGGGGCTACGCCGGCCTGCTGTCCCTCGGCCACGGGCTGTTCTTCGCCCTCGGCGGCTACGCCATGGGCATGTACCTGATGCGCCAGGCCTCCGGCGACAGCCTGCCGGCGTTCATGACCTTTCTTTCCTGGAACGAACTGCCCTGGTACTGGGCCGGCACCCAGCACTTCCTCTGGGCGCTGTGCCTGGTGGTGCTGGTGCCCGGCGCGCTGGCCTTCGCCTTCGGCTACTTCGCCTTCCGCTCGCGGATCCGCGGCGTGTACTTCTCGATCATGACCCAGGCCCTGACCTTCGCCGGCATGCTGCTGTTCTTCCGCAACGAGACCGGTTTCGGCGGCAACAACGGCTTCACCGACTTCCGCAGCATCCTCGGCTTCCCGATCACCGCGCCGGGCACCCGCGCCACCCTGTTCCTCGCCACCGTCGCGCTGCTCGCGGCCAGCCTGCTGCTCGGCTGGCGCCTGGCGCGAAGCAAGTTCGGCCGGGTCCTCACCGCGCTGCGCGACGCCGAGAACCGCCTGATGTTCTGCGGCTACGACCCGCGCGGCTACAAGCTCTTCGTCTGGACCCTGAGCGCGGTGCTCTGCGGCCTCGCCGGCGCGCTGTTCGTGCCGCAGGTGGGGATCATCAACCCCAGCGAGATGTCGCCGACCAACTCCATCGAGGCCGCCGTCTGGGTCGCCCTCGGCGGACGCGGCACCCTGCTCGGCCCGCTGCTCGGCGCCGGCGTGGTGAACGGCGCGAAGAGCTGGTTCACCGTGGCCTTCCCGGAATACTGGCTGTTCTTCCTCGGCGCGCTGTTCATCGTCGTCACCCTGTACCTGCCGCGCGGCCTGCTCGGCCTGCTGCGCAAGGAGAAGGAGCAATGA
- the urtD gene encoding urea ABC transporter ATP-binding protein UrtD: MRTTPHLMLEPAFHPGLDTAGSGRDAIGLGAATSGRLDARHGTILSLEDINVSFDGFKALRDLTLYIGVGELRCIIGPNGAGKTTLMDVITGKTRPQSGTAYFGDTLDLTRMSEVQIAQAGIGRKFQKPTVFEALSVFENLELAQRADKSVWASLRARLDGTQRERIEEVLATIRLLESRQRPAGLLSHGQKQFLEIGMLLVQEPQLLLLDEPVAGMTDAETEFTAELFKSLARKHSLMVVEHDMGFVGSIADHVTVLHQGHVLAEGSLAEVQADEQVIEVYLGR; the protein is encoded by the coding sequence ATGAGGACCACCCCGCACCTGATGCTCGAACCGGCCTTCCACCCCGGCCTCGATACCGCCGGCAGCGGCCGCGACGCCATCGGCCTGGGCGCCGCCACCAGCGGCCGGCTGGACGCGCGCCACGGCACCATCCTCAGCCTGGAAGACATCAACGTCAGCTTCGACGGCTTCAAGGCCCTGCGCGACCTGACCCTGTACATCGGCGTCGGCGAATTGCGCTGCATCATCGGCCCCAACGGCGCCGGCAAGACCACCCTGATGGACGTGATCACCGGCAAGACCCGCCCGCAGAGCGGTACCGCGTATTTCGGCGACACCCTCGACCTGACCCGCATGAGCGAGGTGCAGATCGCCCAGGCCGGGATCGGCCGCAAGTTCCAGAAGCCCACGGTGTTCGAGGCCCTGAGCGTGTTCGAGAACCTCGAACTGGCGCAGAGGGCCGACAAGTCGGTGTGGGCCAGCCTGCGCGCGCGGCTCGACGGCACGCAGAGGGAACGCATCGAGGAGGTGCTCGCCACCATCCGCCTGCTGGAGTCGCGGCAGCGTCCGGCGGGTTTGCTGTCCCACGGCCAGAAGCAGTTCCTCGAGATCGGCATGCTGCTGGTGCAGGAACCGCAGTTGCTGCTGCTCGACGAGCCGGTGGCGGGCATGACCGATGCCGAGACCGAATTCACCGCCGAGCTGTTCAAGTCCCTGGCGCGCAAGCACTCGCTGATGGTGGTGGAGCACGACATGGGTTTCGTCGGCAGCATCGCCGACCATGTCACCGTGCTGCACCAGGGCCACGTGCTGGCCGAAGGCTCGCTGGCGGAGGTACAGGCCGACGAACAGGTGATCGAGGTCTACCTCGGTCGCTGA
- the urtE gene encoding urea ABC transporter ATP-binding subunit UrtE yields the protein MLQVDKLHQYYGGSHILRGLSFEAKVGEVTCLLGRNGVGKTTLLRCLMGLVPAREGQVAWEGRSLTGLRPHQRVRAGIAYVPQGREIFPRLTVEENLLMGLSRFSARDARAVPDFIYELFPVLREMKQRRGGDLSGGQQQQLAIGRALASQPRLLILDEPTEGIQPSVIKEIGTVVRSLAARGDMAILLVEQFYDFAAELADQYLVMARGEIVQQGRGRDMESEGVRGLVAI from the coding sequence ATGCTGCAAGTCGACAAGCTCCACCAGTACTACGGCGGTAGCCATATCCTCCGTGGCCTGAGCTTCGAGGCGAAGGTGGGCGAGGTGACCTGCCTGCTCGGTCGCAACGGGGTGGGCAAGACCACCCTGCTGCGCTGCCTGATGGGCCTGGTCCCGGCCCGCGAGGGCCAGGTCGCCTGGGAAGGCCGTTCGCTCACCGGACTCAGGCCGCACCAGCGGGTCCGCGCCGGGATCGCCTACGTGCCGCAGGGACGGGAAATCTTCCCCCGGCTGACGGTGGAAGAGAACCTGCTGATGGGACTGTCCCGTTTCAGCGCCAGGGACGCCCGGGCGGTGCCGGACTTCATCTACGAGCTGTTCCCGGTCCTGCGCGAAATGAAACAGCGCCGCGGCGGCGACCTCTCCGGCGGCCAGCAGCAGCAACTGGCGATCGGCCGCGCCCTGGCCAGCCAGCCGCGACTGCTGATCCTCGACGAACCCACGGAAGGCATCCAGCCTTCGGTGATCAAGGAGATCGGCACGGTCGTCCGCAGCCTGGCGGCGCGCGGCGACATGGCGATCCTGCTGGTCGAGCAGTTCTACGACTTCGCCGCCGAACTGGCCGACCAATACCTGGTGATGGCGCGCGGCGAGATCGTCCAGCAGGGCCGCGGCCGCGACATGGAGAGCGAGGGCGTGCGCGGGCTGGTGGCGATTTGA
- a CDS encoding GNAT family N-acetyltransferase yields MTVTLRPAVQADAGFAALCVAAAYAPWIAVIGRKPWPMTQDYHEVIASNRVLIAEHDGQPVGLLVTRETADGFLVDNLAVLPECKGQGIGRQLLERAERDATSLGYRSLYLYTNERMTENIELYARVGYLEYERRQEEGFRRVFMRKALA; encoded by the coding sequence ATGACCGTCACTCTGCGCCCGGCCGTCCAGGCCGACGCGGGCTTCGCCGCGCTCTGCGTCGCCGCCGCCTATGCCCCGTGGATCGCGGTGATCGGCCGCAAGCCCTGGCCGATGACCCAGGACTACCACGAGGTGATCGCCAGCAACCGGGTCCTCATCGCCGAGCACGACGGCCAGCCGGTCGGCCTGCTGGTGACCCGGGAAACCGCCGACGGCTTCCTCGTCGACAACCTCGCCGTGCTTCCCGAATGCAAGGGCCAGGGCATCGGACGACAACTGCTGGAGCGTGCCGAGCGCGACGCGACGAGCCTCGGCTACCGCTCGCTGTACCTCTACACCAATGAGCGGATGACGGAAAACATCGAGCTCTACGCCAGGGTCGGCTACCTCGAATACGAACGCCGCCAGGAAGAGGGATTCCGCCGCGTGTTCATGCGCAAGGCCCTGGCCTGA